ATACCCAACTTAAAATAGACAATGCTGTATTGGTTTTAGTAGAGGATGCTATTAGTCCACATACATTTTGGAATTACATTTTTATCAATAAAGACGAATATAAATCACATAAAATAGAAGACGAATTATTTACCCACGAGCTAACGCACGTAACGCAAAAACACACTTTTGACGTATTGCTTATTGAAGTGTTAAAAATTGTGTTTTGGTTTAATCCACTGTTCTATTTCTTAAAAAAATCGATTCAATTAAATCACGAATTTATTGCTGATGAAAAGGTGATCAATTCATTCAAAAATATTTCTGAGTACCAATATTTATTACTGAATAAAGCTGCTTGGAACAACGATTATTACTTGGCCAGTAATTTGAATTATTCATTAACAAAAAAACGATTAGTTATGATGACTACTAAAACATCAAAAGTCAATAATTGGCTAAAAAAACTGGCGGTAATACCGCTACTCATGGGGAGTATTTACGTTTTTGCAGAACGTGTAGAAACCTATGAAAACACTTCTGATGATTCTTTAGAAAAGCTAACAGAAGAAAATTTGTTTATTGCTTCTGTAGAAAGCAACGAAGATAACGTAACGCTAAGGTGTCATAATTGTGAACGATGGGGAAAATTAAACATTCCGTTAAACGAAGAACATATTATAACCGATTGGGGATTTACCAATAGCGAAAGGGTTGCAGATGGCGTATACGCCTTTTCTGTAAAAGCTACTCAAAACAGTATTGAATTTAAAGGGTTAAAAAATACTACTTGGAAAAACTTATCGGTTGATTTAACCAAAAAAAGAACACAGTTTTTAAATGAAAAAGGCATTCTTGATTATGAGAAAAGCAGTTTAAACGAAACTCTAAATTCCTCTACTCCTGCTATTCTTACTAGTGCAAAAAACAATGGAAATAATAAATCGACACCAGAGTACCACTATCTAAAGCAAACTTTTTGGGTAAAGGATAAAACGGGCAAAAAGGTATCTAAGAAATATCCGGAGCTATCTACCTATTACAAGAAAAAATGGCTATTGTTCCCTCCACATCCAAAAGAACAAAAAGTAGTATCCAATGAAAAACTCAATCAATTAAAAGATGCTTCAGTATACGTAGTAAGAATTAATGGAAACCTTGTTAAAAACAGTAGTTTAAATAATTACAAAGCAGCAGATTTTGTTACTTTTTCTTCTCGAAAAATTTCAAAACTTGCTAAGCTACCACAACAGTTCCATTACAATTTATTGACAGGAGAAGGCTTTGAAACGGGTAACATAATTAAGGAATTAGCTAAAAAACATCAAAAAAGAAAAACATCTAAACAGAGTATTCCTTTAGAAGAAACAAAAAAGCCACTTGCTATAAAAGACACCTTACCGAAGGTTAAAAAAATAGTAGTGAACCATAAAAAAAAGCGTTTTACCTATGTAACTAAAGATGGTAAAAAGATTTCTAAGAAATTTTCTGAAATGACTGAAGCGGAAAAGAAAATGCTTCCTCCTCCACCAGCACCGGTATATGTTAGTAAAAAAGCATTGAGCTCAAAGAAATTTGAAGCTTTAAAAAACTCGAAAAAATATGCGGTTTGGATTGATGGGAAAATTGCAGAGAATAGTGTATTAAACAATTATAAAGCTACCGATTTTTACAGTCACCATGGAAGCTTTGTATATAAAAATGCAAGAAGTAAGCGTTTCCCACAAGAGTATCAATTTCAACTATATACACTTGCGTATGTAAAAAAGAAAAAGTTATTACCTCCACCTCCTCCAAAAGCAAGGAAAAATCCGAAAGCTCCAAGACCAGTTAAAATTGAGGTGAAAGAGGTACCAGAAAAACCTAAAACAGGGTTTATAAATGCAAAAGGGCAAAATTTATACTATGTTCAAAACAAAAAAGGAATCACCTACTACAATCGTTGGGGACAAACAGTAACTAAAGAAGGGAAGGTTATTAATCCAAAACAAACAGATTCTAACAAGGTAATCCCTAATCAAAACATTAGTAAAGTATATAAAAACGGAAAAGTAGTTAGTGAGTTTAAAAAGGTTAATGTACCGCCAGCTCCTCCAAAAAAGTATCGTGCATCTACAATACCACCTCCACCACCAATGAGTGCGGAAGAATTAGTTTTTAGATATCCAAAGGCAAGGTTTTATGTTAACAACAAAAAAGTTTCGCATAAAAAAGCCTTAGCCTTTGTAAAGAATAATGAAGATATAAGTGTAATAACTCAAGAAAAGCAGGGTAAAAAAATCATCAAGTTTGCTCAGTTAAAAAGTCAAGTTTCTATTGATAAAATTAACGACTTGTCAAATAGTGAAATTATCGGATTACCGAAAGGACCTACAGAAGACATTAGTTATTATCTTGATGATCAACCTATAGCAAAAGCAGACCTAGACAAAATAAGTCCGCAAAAAATAGCAACTATTACAGTAAAAAAAGAAAAGGATAACTCCAAATCAATTTACGCCACTAGTAAAAAGTAAAATATGTTAAAAGCCTCACAATGTGAGGCTTTTTTGTAACATTCTGTTAAATCTGTCGTTCTTAAAGTATAAGCTTATATTCATGATCAAAGATTTTTTCCTCTTATGCTCTGGTGTGGATCAGAATTTAATAAATGATTGTTCTAACGGAGAGCAAAACAAGTACGCCGGTATTGGTGCTACTGTTTTTTTTACAGCCTTAATGGCAACCATAGCATGTAGCTATGCCCTTTATACCGTTTTTGATAATATATATACTTCCATCTTTTTTGGTATTCTTTGGGGATTGCTCATTTTTAATCTAGATCGATTTATTGTTTCAACCATCAAAAAAAGAGACTCAAAA
The sequence above is a segment of the Tenacibaculum sp. 190130A14a genome. Coding sequences within it:
- a CDS encoding M56 family metallopeptidase, producing the protein MIAYLLKSACCLAFLLIFYHLVLEREKMHQFNRFYLLGSVLFSFIAPLIIIYIQVPAEIIEVPITYNEPVVLNSDFIIEEETPINYWNLALGFSAVISALLSIRFIVNLLKIARKISANTQLKIDNAVLVLVEDAISPHTFWNYIFINKDEYKSHKIEDELFTHELTHVTQKHTFDVLLIEVLKIVFWFNPLFYFLKKSIQLNHEFIADEKVINSFKNISEYQYLLLNKAAWNNDYYLASNLNYSLTKKRLVMMTTKTSKVNNWLKKLAVIPLLMGSIYVFAERVETYENTSDDSLEKLTEENLFIASVESNEDNVTLRCHNCERWGKLNIPLNEEHIITDWGFTNSERVADGVYAFSVKATQNSIEFKGLKNTTWKNLSVDLTKKRTQFLNEKGILDYEKSSLNETLNSSTPAILTSAKNNGNNKSTPEYHYLKQTFWVKDKTGKKVSKKYPELSTYYKKKWLLFPPHPKEQKVVSNEKLNQLKDASVYVVRINGNLVKNSSLNNYKAADFVTFSSRKISKLAKLPQQFHYNLLTGEGFETGNIIKELAKKHQKRKTSKQSIPLEETKKPLAIKDTLPKVKKIVVNHKKKRFTYVTKDGKKISKKFSEMTEAEKKMLPPPPAPVYVSKKALSSKKFEALKNSKKYAVWIDGKIAENSVLNNYKATDFYSHHGSFVYKNARSKRFPQEYQFQLYTLAYVKKKKLLPPPPPKARKNPKAPRPVKIEVKEVPEKPKTGFINAKGQNLYYVQNKKGITYYNRWGQTVTKEGKVINPKQTDSNKVIPNQNISKVYKNGKVVSEFKKVNVPPAPPKKYRASTIPPPPPMSAEELVFRYPKARFYVNNKKVSHKKALAFVKNNEDISVITQEKQGKKIIKFAQLKSQVSIDKINDLSNSEIIGLPKGPTEDISYYLDDQPIAKADLDKISPQKIATITVKKEKDNSKSIYATSKK